From Chryseobacterium sp. H1D6B, a single genomic window includes:
- a CDS encoding LytTR family DNA-binding domain-containing protein: MEIKCVITDDEPLARKGLKGYIEKIGFLSLVGECEDALQLSAELKNQSVDLIFLDIEMPDMTGLELLNTLENSPKVIIVSAYEQYALKGYEFNVVDYLLKPISFERFFRSVNKVYEIFQREHKADKKEYIFVKSDKKLKKIQIKDLLFIESMENYVIIHTSYSKEIVNITLKKMMEMLPEDIFLQVHRCYIVNLNHVIAIDGNQLKVDSHQIPVARNLRDMVIDRIV, translated from the coding sequence ATGGAAATAAAATGTGTTATCACAGACGATGAACCTTTGGCAAGAAAAGGATTAAAAGGCTATATTGAAAAAATAGGATTTCTATCTTTGGTCGGTGAGTGTGAAGATGCCTTACAACTCAGTGCCGAGCTGAAAAATCAATCTGTGGATCTTATTTTTCTGGATATTGAGATGCCGGACATGACCGGGCTGGAATTATTGAATACCCTTGAAAATTCCCCAAAGGTCATCATCGTCTCCGCCTATGAGCAGTATGCACTAAAAGGCTATGAATTCAATGTAGTAGATTACCTTCTGAAACCTATATCCTTTGAAAGGTTCTTCAGATCTGTGAATAAGGTTTATGAGATCTTTCAGAGAGAGCACAAAGCAGATAAGAAAGAGTATATTTTTGTAAAAAGTGATAAAAAGTTAAAAAAGATACAGATCAAAGATCTGCTTTTCATAGAAAGTATGGAAAACTATGTGATCATCCATACATCATATTCTAAAGAAATTGTAAATATCACTCTTAAAAAAATGATGGAAATGCTACCAGAGGATATTTTCCTACAGGTTCACCGGTGCTACATTGTCAATTTAAATCATGTCATTGCTATTGATGGAAATCAGTTGAAAGTTGACTCTCATCAAATACCGGTAGCGAGAAATTTGAGGGATATGGTCATCGATCGTATTGTTTAA
- a CDS encoding histidine kinase: MQLSGINIFLLIGQYAGIFYMGSGWIDYMLINVCFIPFLLIYYTLIRNDKVAKDYKDKILMLDRLKADRSESELKFLKSQYHPHFLFNALNTIYFQIDDNNIEAKRSIEILSDLLRYQLYDIEKEVTFEQEINYLQAYISFQKIRMSRRLLLNAYFDTQLKEQKIHPMLFQPIIENAFKYVGGEYKIKIELKKENNKIVFYVENTISSIWQKEKQNNSGIGLDNLLKRLDLLYPGKYNFHTEHISDLFIAKLEINIE, translated from the coding sequence TTGCAGTTATCCGGCATCAACATATTCCTTTTGATCGGACAGTATGCAGGGATATTCTATATGGGGAGCGGTTGGATCGACTATATGCTGATCAACGTATGTTTTATACCATTTCTTCTTATCTATTATACGCTGATAAGAAATGACAAGGTAGCTAAAGATTACAAGGACAAAATATTGATGCTGGACAGACTAAAGGCGGATAGATCGGAGTCAGAGCTCAAATTCTTAAAATCACAGTACCATCCTCATTTTTTATTCAATGCCTTGAACACTATCTATTTCCAGATCGATGATAATAATATTGAAGCCAAACGAAGCATCGAAATATTATCCGATCTTTTGCGCTACCAGCTTTACGACATAGAGAAGGAGGTAACCTTTGAACAGGAGATCAATTATCTGCAAGCATACATATCTTTTCAAAAAATAAGAATGAGCAGAAGACTTTTATTGAATGCCTATTTTGATACTCAGTTGAAAGAGCAGAAAATACATCCTATGCTATTTCAGCCGATCATAGAAAATGCATTTAAATATGTTGGAGGAGAATATAAAATAAAAATAGAGCTTAAAAAGGAGAATAATAAGATCGTGTTTTATGTTGAAAACACAATATCTTCAATTTGGCAAAAAGAAAAACAAAACAATTCTGGAATTGGTCTGGACAACTTGTTGAAACGCCTCGATCTTTTATACCCTGGAAAGTATAATTTTCACACAGAACATATAAGCGATCTATTTATTGCAAAATTGGAAATTAATATAGAGTAA